TCGTCCGGACGCTCGACGTGGGCGGCGACAAGCCCATCGACTACCTCGACCTACCGGACGAGGAGAACCCGTTCCTCGGCGAACGCGGAATCAGGCGGTCGCTCGGTCCCGACTCGGACCTCTTCGAGACGCAACTCCGGGCGCTGCTCCGCGCGGCGGCGAGCGACGCCGGCGGCGACCTCGCCGTGATGCTCCCCCTCGTCTCCACCGTCGAGGAGGTGACGGCGGCCCGCGAGCGACTCGAACTGTTCGCCGACGACCTGGAACGAGAGGGTATCGACTACGCCCTCCCCGAGTTCGGCGTGATGGTCGAGACGCCCGCGGCGGCGTTCATGGCCGAGGACCTGACCTCCCAAGTGGACTTCTTCAGCATCGGGACGAACGACCTCGCGCAGTACGTCATGGCCGCCGAACGCGGCAACGAACGGGTCGCCGAACTCGGCGACTACACCCAACCCGCGGTGCTCCGCGCCATCCGCGCGACGGTCGAGGCCGCCGAGGGGACGGACGTCTGGGTCGGCATGTGCGGCGAGATGGCCGGCGACCCCGACCTGACCGAACTGCTCCTCGGCCTCGGTCTGGACGAACTCAGCATGAGCGCCGTCACGGTGCCGCAGGTGAAACAGGCCGTGACCGAGACGGACACCGGAGACGCCCGCAAACTGGCCGAGAAGGCGCTCTCGGCCGGCACGAAGGATGAAGTACGACGAGTGCTAACGGAGAACACAAAATCATGAAGCTAGTCGCAGTCACGGCGTGCCCGACAGGCATCGCACACAGTCAGATGGCCGCAGAGAACCTCGAACAGACCGCCGAGGAACTCGGCCACGACATCAAGGTCGAAGTACAGGGCGCGATGGGCGCGCAGAACGAACTCACCGCCGACGACATCGCCGAGGCGGACGTCGTCATCATCGCCGCCGACACGGCGGTCAGTCGGGACCGCTTCGAGGGGAAGAACCTCGTGAAGGGGACGGTCAAGGACGGCGTCAACGACGCCGAGGGCCTCATCGAGAAGGCCGAGGACCTCGCCGAGAGCGAGGGCGCAGAGCAGATAGACCTCTCGGCCGGCGAGTCGGCGTCCGGGTCGGAGACGACCGACTCCGACACCGCGGAGGCGACGGAGTCGCCGACGGCCGGCGCCGACGCGCAGGGCCAACAGCGCCGCGGCGGCGACCGGGAGAAGGGTCTCTTCCAGCGACTGAAGCGACTGTTCTCCTGAGGCCGCGAGCCGCGTTCGACCCGTCTTTTTCGCAGCGACGGACCAATCCGTGCACGGGTAGCCACGATATCCCGGAACTTCGATCAGAAACGAACACCACCTCGGTCGCATCGCAGCGACGAGGATTGGGATTAACGCGGATTCGAGTAGCTATCTCTCGCGTTTCGCGGTCCGCGCAGCGAATCGCGCACGAACGAAAGCGCTCCGCATACGTTATAATCCCCGCACGTGAACGCCGAAACAGGTGACCAACAGTGCCTTTCTACGGCGGTAGCGAACTCGACAAGGTGTACGACGACGCGCTGGACGAGGGATTCGGTCTCATCGCCTCGAACATCGCCGAACCGAACATCATGATGGGGTTGATAGAGGGGGCGGCCCGCGAGAACTCGGACCTCCTGATGCAGTTGTCGGGCGGCGCCGCGACCTTCGCCGGGCACGAGGACGACGTCTCGGGCCTGAAGGCGATGGGCAACTACATCGAGACCATCGCCGACCAGTACGACATCGGCGTGTTCCTCAACATGGACCACCAGTCCGACATGGAGTTCATCGAGGCGCAGATGGACCTCGGAATCCCCTCTTCGATCATGATCGACGCCTCCCACGAACCGTTCGAGGAGAACGTCGCCACGAGCAAGGAAGTCGTCGAGATGAAAGAGGAGAAGGGCGCCGACGTGCTCATCGAGGCCGAACTCGGCCAGATAAAGGGCGTCGAAGACGAGGTCGAATCGGAAGAGGCGTTCTACACCGACCCCGAACAGGCCGTCGAGTTCGTCGACCGGACGGGCTGTGACCTGCTGGCCATCTCCGTCGGCACCCAACACGGCGTGGCGAAGGGCAAGGACCTCGAACTCCGTCCGGACCTCGCGGGCGACATCCGGCAGGCCCTGCGCGACCACGGCCTCGACACGCCCCTCGTCCTGCACGGCTCCTCGGGCGTCCAACCCGACCAACTGCAGGAGATGCTCCAGCACGGCATCTGCAAAGTGAACAAGGACACGCGCTACCAGTACGAGTACACGCGGACCGCGTTCGACCACTACCGCGAGGACCCCGAGGCCATCGTCCCGCCGGAGAGCGTCGACGACGACCGGGACACCTTCTTCAACGAGACGGAGTGGTCGCCGAACAAGGACGTGTTCGACCCCCGCGTCGTCGGCCGGAAGATACGCGACCGAATCGCCGACGTGCACGCGGACCTGACGCACGTCTCCGGCAGCGCCGGCAACAGTCGGTACGTCTGACGGGTTGACCGCCGCCGAGAGCCCCTCTCTCGCCCGGCGCGGACGCCTCCGACGCTCCGTCGCCCCGGCGTTTAAGTCGCTCCGCGTCCATTCGGCGTACATGCCCCAGATTCACCTCGACGAGGAGACGGTCGAGCGACTCGACTCCCTGCGCGTCGAAGACGAGGACTACGACGAGATAGTCACCGAACTCATCAACATCTACGAGGCACAGGAGATGACGCTGTTCCACGGCGGCGACGAGGTCTGAGTTTCCTGAGTTTCCACCCACCGACGCGGACGCTTCCTACTCCTGATACGCGACTCTGACCTGCTCCCACTTCCCCTTCGATTCGAGGTGACGCTGTAACTCCTCGGCGTACTCCTGTACGAGTCGCTCGGCCGCCTCCTGTCGTTCGGCGTCGGCGCCGCCGCCGCCGAGGCCGAGTGCGCCCTTGATGGAGTCGAACAGACCGCCGGAGGACCCCGTCCCCGAGTCGGCCGGCGCGCCGCCCATCTGGGCCATCTGCGACCGGACGTTCTTCAGTTCCGGCATGATCTGCGGGAGTTTCTCCGTGTCGGCGACGACGCGGGCGCGTTCGGGGTCGTCGGCGTGCTCGATTTCGAACTCCGTCGCCGTCATGATGAGCCCCCACTCCTGACTGGAGAACTCCGAGGCGGCGACGCGTTCGTTGAACTCCCGGTCGACCGTCATCCGGTCTCCGACGATGCTGTCGGTCCAGTTAGCCATGAGTTGGCGTATGTCCAGGAGGCGTTTCAGCGTTTCCCCCGCAGGAATCGCCGTACGGGCACTCTTTTTGGCCCCGTGGGTCCCGGTAGTCGTATGGAACAGTACGACCTCCTCTATCGGCTGTACGAGGACTCGGAGGCGGAGACGCTCAGGGAGTTGCAGAACTTCGTCGACCTGTTCCCGCCGGTCGACTCGCGCATCGCCCTCGACTACTGGCAGGACGCCAGCGACGAACTGGAGGAGCGAAAAGACGAGATACGCTCCTCGTTCGCCGCGGGGGAGACGTTCGCCGAGGTGGCCGCGCGGGCGACGCGCGACCAGACGTTCGCCGCCCTCGACCTCCACTCGAAGTACGGGCGCGCGGTGAACGCCCTCGTCCTCGACGTGGACGAGACGCTCCGCTCGGCGGGGCGGACGGACAACGAGATTCCGCGCGACACGCTGCACCTCCTCACCGAGTTCCACGAGTCCGGCGTGCCCATCGTCATCTGCACCGGACAGACCTTGGAGAACGTGAAGGGGTTCACCATCCAGGGACTCGGCAACGAACTCGTCCACTCCGGAACCGTGAGCATCGTCTACGAGGCGGGCACCGGCGTGTTCACGCCGGGGCACGGGTCGACGACCAAGCAGTTGCTGTACGAGGAGTTGGACGAGGCGGTCCGCGAGGTGTTCTCGGAGGTCCGCTCGCGCGTCCTCCCGCAGGCGCCCGACGACCTCCGCGAGTCGGTCCACCTCCAGGGTAACGAGTTCAACATCACCCTCAAGCCCAACTTCGACATCGGGAGCGACCCCGCCGCCGAGGTCATCGACCGGGGACTCCGCTACCTCGTCGACCTCCTCGGCCGCGCGGTCGCGGCCGCCGTCGGGGGCGTCGACGCCGACAGCGGCGAGGAGTGGTCGCGGGCGTACTACGCCGCCGCCGACCCCGAAGTCGCGGACGTTCTCGCCGCCGAGGGCGCCGCGCCCGAGGCCGAGGCCGACGACGTCCCGGAGGCAGTGACGGCCCTGTTCGACCGCATCGACGTGGCGTA
This Halogeometricum sp. S3BR5-2 DNA region includes the following protein-coding sequences:
- a CDS encoding DUF7557 family protein, with translation MPQIHLDEETVERLDSLRVEDEDYDEIVTELINIYEAQEMTLFHGGDEV
- the fba gene encoding class II fructose-bisphosphate aldolase; the protein is MPFYGGSELDKVYDDALDEGFGLIASNIAEPNIMMGLIEGAARENSDLLMQLSGGAATFAGHEDDVSGLKAMGNYIETIADQYDIGVFLNMDHQSDMEFIEAQMDLGIPSSIMIDASHEPFEENVATSKEVVEMKEEKGADVLIEAELGQIKGVEDEVESEEAFYTDPEQAVEFVDRTGCDLLAISVGTQHGVAKGKDLELRPDLAGDIRQALRDHGLDTPLVLHGSSGVQPDQLQEMLQHGICKVNKDTRYQYEYTRTAFDHYREDPEAIVPPESVDDDRDTFFNETEWSPNKDVFDPRVVGRKIRDRIADVHADLTHVSGSAGNSRYV
- a CDS encoding PTS fructose transporter subunit IIB; the protein is MKLVAVTACPTGIAHSQMAAENLEQTAEELGHDIKVEVQGAMGAQNELTADDIAEADVVIIAADTAVSRDRFEGKNLVKGTVKDGVNDAEGLIEKAEDLAESEGAEQIDLSAGESASGSETTDSDTAEATESPTAGADAQGQQRRGGDREKGLFQRLKRLFS
- a CDS encoding HAD family hydrolase encodes the protein MEQYDLLYRLYEDSEAETLRELQNFVDLFPPVDSRIALDYWQDASDELEERKDEIRSSFAAGETFAEVAARATRDQTFAALDLHSKYGRAVNALVLDVDETLRSAGRTDNEIPRDTLHLLTEFHESGVPIVICTGQTLENVKGFTIQGLGNELVHSGTVSIVYEAGTGVFTPGHGSTTKQLLYEELDEAVREVFSEVRSRVLPQAPDDLRESVHLQGNEFNITLKPNFDIGSDPAAEVIDRGLRYLVDLLGRAVAAAVGGVDADSGEEWSRAYYAAADPEVADVLAAEGAAPEAEADDVPEAVTALFDRIDVAYYHADAAEIGSLELNKPNGVRAALDVLDVEDPFVLVMGDSKSDLRVMEWAEEADAGIAAAPEHASEDVLAHVRDTDELVYDRGDAASMLRIAYVLNLLDGI
- a CDS encoding DUF5799 family protein; the protein is MANWTDSIVGDRMTVDREFNERVAASEFSSQEWGLIMTATEFEIEHADDPERARVVADTEKLPQIMPELKNVRSQMAQMGGAPADSGTGSSGGLFDSIKGALGLGGGGADAERQEAAERLVQEYAEELQRHLESKGKWEQVRVAYQE